A portion of the Lysinibacillus timonensis genome contains these proteins:
- a CDS encoding biotin/lipoyl-containing protein, producing MAVNVQSEMTGLIWKIVVKVGDEVKKDQELLIIESMKMEIPIVAPVDGVVKEILVKEEEFVSEGDVLIVLD from the coding sequence ATGGCTGTAAACGTGCAATCTGAAATGACGGGATTAATATGGAAAATCGTTGTAAAGGTTGGAGATGAAGTTAAGAAAGATCAAGAATTACTCATCATTGAATCAATGAAAATGGAAATACCAATCGTTGCTCCGGTTGATGGTGTCGTAAAAGAAATTTTAGTGAAGGAAGAAGAGTTTGTTTCAGAAGGAGATGTATTGATCGTCTTAGATTAA